A stretch of the Vidua chalybeata isolate OUT-0048 chromosome 19, bVidCha1 merged haplotype, whole genome shotgun sequence genome encodes the following:
- the DGKE gene encoding diacylglycerol kinase epsilon yields MEGSGDASRAGADWRLALWTLCSVLLPVLITAWCSFQRSRRQLLIRDIFRKSKHDWHYTDLFGQPSYCSVCAQHILRGAFCGCCGLRVGERCLKKADQRFLCKEITMRGTAEAPSSMPHHWIRGNVPLCSCCVVCKQQCGTQPKLCDYRCVWCQYTVHDECMVDCLRTEDCTFGEFKDLIIPPYYLSAINQMRKEKRTSYEKVVPYCRKHWMPVMVLANTRSGNNMGETLLGEFKMLLNPVQVFDLSKIAPAKALQLCTWLPCNAVRVLVCGGDGTVGWVLDAIDEMKIKGQERYIPQVAILPLGTGNDLSNTLGWGAGYAGEVPVEQILRNVMEADGIKLDRWKVQVTNKGYYNLRKPKVFTMNNYFSIGPDALMALNFHAHREKTPSLFSSRIINKAVYFFYGTKDCLVQECKDLNKKVELELDGERIELPNLEGIIVLNIGYWGGGCRLWEGMGDEPYPLARHDDGLLEVVGVHGSFHCAQIQVKLANPVRLGQAHTVRLILKSSKMPMQVDGEPWAQGPCTVTITHKTHALMLYHSGEQTDDDDASSLSE; encoded by the exons ATGGAGGGCTCGGGCGATGCCTCCCGGGCCGGGGCCGACTGGCGCCTGGCCCTGTGGACCCTGTGCTCCGTGCTCCTGCCCGTGCTCATCACGGCGTGGTGCAGCTTCCAGCGGTCGCGGCGGCAGCTGCTGATCCGGGACATCTTCCGCAAGAGCAAACACGACTGGCACTACACGGACCTCTTCGGGCAGCCCTCGTACTGCTCCGTGTGCGCCCAGCACATCCTCCGCGGCGCCTTCTGCGGCTGCTGCGGGCTGCGCGTCGGCGAGCGCTGCCTGAAGAAGGCGGACCAGCGCTTCCTCTGCAAGGAGATCACGATGAGGGGCACCGCGGAAGCCCCCAGCTCCATGCCGCACCACTGGATCAGGGGCAATGtccccctctgcagctgctgcgtGGTCTGCAAACAACAGTGCGGCACGCAGCCCAAGCTCTGCGACTACAG GTGTGTGTGGTGTCAGTACACCGTGCATGATGAATGCATGGTGGATTGCTTGAGGACTGAGGATTGTACATTTGGAGAATTCAAAGACTTAATTATTCCACCCTACTATTTGTCTGCAATCAACCAGATGCGTAAAGAGAAAAGAACCAGTTATGAAAAG GTGGTCCCTTACTGCAGGAAACACTGGATGCCAGTAATGGTGCTGGCTAATACTCGCAGTGGAAACAACATGGGTGAAACTTTACTAGGAgaatttaaaatgctgctgaacCCTGTTCAG GTTTTTGATCTGAGCAAAATTGCGCCTGCTAAAGCTCTTCAACTCTGCACTTGGCTGCCTTGCAATGCTGTCAGGGTTCTGGTCTGTGGTGGGGATGGCACAGTGGGCTGGGTCCTGGATGCAATTGATGAAATGAAGATAAAG GGGCAAGAACGATATATTCCACAAGTTGCAATTTTACctctgggaacagggaatgaCCTGTCTAATACACTGGGCTGGGGTGCAGGTTATGCTGGAGAAGTCCCTGTAGAGCAGATCTTACGAAATGTCATGGAGGCAGATGGAATCAAACTAGACAG ATGGAAGGTTCAAGTAACAAACAAAGGATACTACAACTTAAGGAAACCAAAG GTATTCACAATGAACAACTACTTCTCTATAGGGCCTGATGCTCTTATGGCTTTGAATTTCCATGCCCATCGCGAGAAAACTCCctctctgttttccagcagaatCATCAATAAG gctgtttattttttttatggaaCCAAAGACTGCTTAGTACAAGAATGTAAAGATCTTAACAAAAAGGTTGAG CTAGAGTTGGATGGTGAGAGGATTGAGTTGCCCAATTTGGAAGGCATCATTGTGCTGAATATTGGATACTGGGGAGgtggctgcaggctctgggaagGAATGGGGGATGAACCTTATCCTTTGGCGAG acATGATGATGGACTTCTGGAAGTTGTTGGTGTTCATGGTTCTTTCCACTGTGCCCAGATCCAGGTGAAACTGGCAAATCCTGTTCGCCTCGGGCAGGCACACACAGTGAGG CTGATCCTGAAGAGCTCCAAGATGCCGATGCAGGTGGATGGGGAGCCCTGGGCGCAGGGGCCCTGCACTGTCACCATCACTCACAAGACCCACGCTCTGATGTTGTACCACTCGGGGGAGCAGACAGATGATGATGATGCCTCCAGCCTGTCAGAGTGA
- the C19H17orf67 gene encoding uncharacterized protein C17orf67 homolog isoform X1 has product MFSPIISFCPRIMESSELEEAFTITRSDRAAGTATVTSKPQHPRQVQRLLSSSRDGDSTPSLGSPFQSLTTPNDDTSPILSEKDAKQMLRTRREDRPRKAGFPDEPMREYMLYLQRLEQRSEEQFLEHWLNPHCLPHCNRDLVHPI; this is encoded by the exons ATGTTTTCCCCCATAATTTCGTTCTGCCCTAGAATCATGGAGTCATCAGAGTTGGAAGAGGCCTTTACGATCACTCGGTCCGACCGTGCAGCCGGCACTGCCACTGTAACCTCTAAACCGCAGCACCCGCGCCAGGTCCAGCGCCTcttgagcagctccagggatggggactccaccccctccctgggcagccctttccAAAGCCTGACCACACCAAACGATG ACACTTCACCAATTTTGTCTGAAAAAGATGCCAAACAGATGCTGAGGACTCGTCGTGAAGACAGACCAAGAAAAGCTGGTTTCCCTGATGAGCCAATGAGG GAGTATATGCTTTACCTCCAGCGCTTGGAGCAGAGATCAGAAGAACAATTCCTTGAACACTGGCTGAATCCTCATTGCCTCCCACACTGCAACAGGGATCTGGTGCATCCAATCTAA
- the C19H17orf67 gene encoding uncharacterized protein C17orf67 homolog isoform X2, protein MKKFLVFVSFLVLLTTVTDTSPILSEKDAKQMLRTRREDRPRKAGFPDEPMREYMLYLQRLEQRSEEQFLEHWLNPHCLPHCNRDLVHPI, encoded by the exons ATGAAGAAGTTTCTTGTGTTTGTCTCCTTTTTGGTCCTGCTGACCACTGTTACAG ACACTTCACCAATTTTGTCTGAAAAAGATGCCAAACAGATGCTGAGGACTCGTCGTGAAGACAGACCAAGAAAAGCTGGTTTCCCTGATGAGCCAATGAGG GAGTATATGCTTTACCTCCAGCGCTTGGAGCAGAGATCAGAAGAACAATTCCTTGAACACTGGCTGAATCCTCATTGCCTCCCACACTGCAACAGGGATCTGGTGCATCCAATCTAA